From a region of the Methanolobus tindarius DSM 2278 genome:
- a CDS encoding sarcinarray family MAST domain-containing protein, whose product MKLKSVVVCAICLLLLFSLPASSESSNLKIDVYYNDQLYPGASTPKPVLRIGEPFSLKFEVTCYKKNSLSAMLTSIGNSDFDIIEGPTSSLGSATHGTIEENETRFFEWTVAPNEEWAGGSAPINFYYQMIDLDTRKTITRGEFTAAYVTISEEYYDGPESATESTSNSGNESNSPSTPAFTALYAVFVLTVVAIYKRK is encoded by the coding sequence ATGAAATTAAAGTCGGTTGTTGTGTGTGCTATCTGTTTATTGTTATTGTTTTCACTTCCTGCCTCTTCAGAAAGTTCTAATCTAAAAATTGATGTGTATTATAATGATCAGTTATATCCGGGTGCTTCAACGCCCAAACCTGTCCTAAGAATAGGTGAGCCTTTTTCTCTTAAATTTGAAGTAACGTGCTATAAAAAGAATTCTCTCTCAGCTATGCTAACATCTATAGGTAATAGTGACTTTGACATAATTGAGGGACCCACATCAAGTTTAGGTTCTGCTACTCATGGAACCATAGAGGAAAATGAAACAAGGTTTTTTGAATGGACTGTTGCTCCAAACGAAGAATGGGCTGGTGGTAGTGCCCCTATTAACTTTTACTACCAAATGATTGATTTGGATACTAGAAAAACAATTACAAGAGGTGAATTCACCGCCGCCTACGTCACAATATCCGAAGAGTACTACGATGGTCCAGAGTCTGCAACTGAGTCAACATCAAACTCAGGGAATGAAAGCAACTCTCCGTCAACTCCTGCGTTCACTGCATTATATGCTGTATTTGTGTTGACAGTGGTAGCTATTTACAAAAGAAAGTAG
- a CDS encoding sarcinarray family MAST domain-containing protein — protein sequence MNYKLVIIGLICFLLMFIAPASSESSNLKIDVYYDDQLYSGSSTPKPLLKIGEPFQLRFEVTCYKRNELSVMLWSIGDNDFDIIEGPTSKLGSYTDKIVEVNETWIIEWTVAPNEAWAGGSAPINFYYQMMDLEKPRTIASGEFTAAYVTISEEYYDGSESTEDSTSESESKSSSPSTPAFTALCVVLGFVMAILCGKRLS from the coding sequence ATGAATTATAAGCTAGTTATTATAGGCTTGATATGTTTTTTATTAATGTTTATAGCACCAGCTTCATCGGAAAGCTCTAATCTGAAGATTGATGTATATTATGATGATCAATTGTATTCAGGTTCTTCTACTCCAAAACCACTATTGAAGATAGGAGAACCCTTCCAGCTGAGATTTGAAGTTACATGTTACAAAAGAAATGAATTGTCAGTAATGCTATGGTCTATTGGAGATAATGATTTTGACATAATTGAAGGGCCCACTTCCAAGCTAGGATCTTATACAGATAAAATAGTTGAAGTGAATGAAACATGGATTATTGAGTGGACTGTTGCCCCAAATGAAGCATGGGCAGGAGGTAGTGCACCTATCAATTTTTATTATCAAATGATGGATTTAGAAAAGCCTAGAACTATTGCAAGTGGCGAATTCACCGCGGCCTACGTTACAATCTCAGAAGAGTACTACGATGGTTCAGAATCCACAGAAGATTCAACGTCTGAATCTGAAAGTAAAAGCAGTTCTCCTTCAACTCCTGCATTTACAGCATTATGTGTTGTTTTAGGATTTGTTATGGCAATACTATGTGGAAAAAGGTTGAGCTAG
- a CDS encoding TrpB-like pyridoxal phosphate-dependent enzyme, whose product MDHTKILLDENEMPKQWYNILADLPVEPPLNPATNEPMNPADLEPIFAKELINQEISSKRYIDIPEEIRDIYALWRPSPLHRAHRLEKALGTPAKIYYKNESVSPAGSHKPNTAIAQAYYNMKEGTERITTETGAGQWGSALSLCCNYFDIECKVYMVSSSFYQKPYRKSLINLWGANVVPSPSTETQFGRKIREMYPDTTGSLGIAISEAIEDAALNDNTKYALGSVLNHTSLHQTVVGLETQAQFDKTDDYPDIVIGCCGGGSNLAGVSLPYIRDNLAGKTNTRFIAVEPSACPTLTSGEFKYDFGDMAQMTPLLKMYTLGSEFIPPAIHAGGLRYHGASPIVSKLVADGIMEATSYHQVEVFDAAVQFARTEGIAPAPESSHAIKCAIDEALKCKETGEEKTIMFNLSGHGHFDMASYDKYFSGELSND is encoded by the coding sequence ATGGATCATACTAAGATATTACTTGATGAAAATGAAATGCCGAAACAGTGGTATAATATACTTGCAGACCTGCCGGTAGAGCCACCACTGAACCCTGCAACAAATGAGCCAATGAATCCTGCAGACCTTGAGCCCATTTTTGCAAAGGAACTCATCAATCAGGAGATAAGCTCCAAGAGATACATCGACATTCCTGAAGAGATCAGGGACATATACGCACTTTGGAGGCCATCACCTCTGCACAGGGCACACAGGCTCGAAAAGGCACTGGGAACACCTGCAAAAATTTACTACAAGAACGAGAGTGTCAGTCCGGCAGGAAGTCACAAGCCAAACACTGCGATTGCACAGGCTTACTATAATATGAAGGAAGGCACTGAAAGAATCACAACAGAAACCGGTGCAGGACAGTGGGGCAGTGCATTATCACTTTGCTGTAACTATTTTGACATTGAATGTAAGGTCTACATGGTAAGCTCAAGCTTCTACCAGAAGCCATACAGAAAGTCACTTATCAACCTCTGGGGGGCAAATGTAGTCCCTTCACCAAGCACAGAGACACAGTTTGGAAGAAAGATCCGTGAAATGTACCCTGACACAACAGGAAGTCTTGGAATAGCCATCAGTGAAGCTATTGAGGATGCAGCTCTTAATGACAACACCAAGTATGCACTTGGAAGTGTCCTGAACCATACAAGTCTTCATCAGACAGTAGTCGGTCTTGAGACCCAGGCACAGTTTGACAAAACAGACGACTATCCTGATATCGTAATCGGTTGCTGTGGTGGTGGAAGTAACCTTGCAGGTGTAAGTTTGCCATACATCAGAGACAATCTTGCAGGTAAGACTAACACAAGATTCATAGCCGTCGAACCATCCGCATGTCCAACTCTCACATCAGGTGAATTCAAGTATGACTTCGGTGACATGGCCCAGATGACACCTCTGCTTAAGATGTACACACTCGGTTCAGAATTCATACCACCTGCAATCCATGCCGGAGGACTCAGGTACCATGGTGCATCACCAATTGTCAGTAAACTTGTTGCAGATGGAATAATGGAAGCAACCTCATACCATCAGGTCGAGGTTTTCGATGCAGCAGTTCAATTCGCACGTACGGAAGGAATTGCTCCTGCACCGGAATCATCACATGCAATTAAATGCGCTATTGATGAAGCACTCAAATGCAAGGAAACCGGTGAAGAGAAGACCATCATGTTCAACCTCAGTGGTCACGGTCACTTTGACATGGCTTCCTATGACAAGTACTTCAGCGGTGAGCTGAGCAACGACTAA
- the hisS gene encoding histidine--tRNA ligase, protein MKITKPRGTRDFLPEDTRKRRYVEGILRQVVKNWGFSEIITPTFENLELFTLKSGEGVIGELYNFTDKGDREMTLRPELTAPVMRMYVNEMQAQQQPLKLFYFENCFRYERPQKGRFREFWQFGVELIGSRRMDADAEVIALATEMLKSVGIKGDLNVNNLGVIRHLLSVLETENQSKIMRLVDKKDYEGLDNFLEEINAPVDLRQKLIELISLTGNDAITKARDILGDLPEIDDFQELLTMLDAYGVQYTINFGIARGLDYYTGTVFEIYAEGLGAQNQVCGGGSYQLIQLFGGGDVPSTGFGLGFDRIMEVCELEAPDDVPVVIIAKESTRLDAIKASNELRKHMPVYNDLMKRNFKAQLSYANNISAKHVIIIGEKEVEAGKVMLKDMISGDQELLSIDEVIEKLTNK, encoded by the coding sequence ATGAAGATCACAAAGCCAAGAGGAACACGTGATTTCCTCCCGGAAGACACGAGAAAAAGAAGATATGTAGAAGGCATACTGCGCCAGGTAGTCAAGAACTGGGGATTCAGTGAAATTATCACACCTACATTCGAAAACCTGGAACTCTTTACCCTAAAATCAGGTGAAGGTGTTATTGGAGAACTTTACAACTTCACTGACAAAGGTGACAGGGAAATGACACTTCGTCCTGAACTTACTGCACCTGTAATGAGAATGTATGTCAACGAGATGCAGGCACAGCAACAGCCTTTGAAGTTATTCTATTTCGAGAACTGTTTCAGGTATGAGAGACCACAAAAAGGACGCTTCAGAGAGTTCTGGCAATTCGGTGTAGAGCTCATTGGCAGCAGAAGGATGGACGCAGATGCAGAAGTAATTGCACTTGCAACCGAGATGCTCAAGTCTGTTGGTATCAAAGGTGACCTGAACGTAAACAATCTTGGAGTTATCAGGCACCTTCTCAGTGTTCTTGAAACCGAGAACCAGAGCAAAATAATGAGACTTGTTGACAAAAAAGATTATGAAGGACTTGACAACTTCCTTGAGGAGATTAACGCTCCTGTTGACCTTCGCCAGAAACTTATCGAACTTATCTCACTCACTGGCAATGATGCAATTACAAAAGCAAGAGATATTCTTGGAGACCTGCCAGAGATAGATGATTTTCAGGAACTTCTTACTATGCTGGATGCCTACGGTGTGCAATACACAATAAACTTTGGAATTGCCAGAGGACTTGATTATTACACAGGAACTGTTTTTGAGATTTACGCAGAAGGTCTCGGTGCCCAGAATCAGGTCTGTGGTGGCGGTTCATACCAGCTTATCCAACTCTTTGGTGGTGGTGACGTACCATCGACCGGTTTTGGCCTTGGTTTTGACAGGATAATGGAAGTCTGTGAGCTTGAAGCACCTGATGATGTGCCAGTTGTGATAATCGCAAAGGAAAGCACACGTCTTGATGCAATAAAGGCATCCAATGAACTCAGGAAACACATGCCAGTTTACAATGACTTGATGAAGAGAAACTTCAAAGCTCAATTATCATATGCAAACAATATTAGCGCAAAACATGTAATAATAATCGGTGAAAAAGAAGTTGAAGCCGGAAAGGTCATGTTAAAGGACATGATAAGCGGTGATCAGGAACTTCTGAGTATCGATGAAGTTATTGAAAAGCTCACAAACAAATGA
- a CDS encoding DUF7284 family protein has translation MIFVEDDRAFSSSIDAILFLVLVSVSAVILFPSIAADEQYRSASYSSAQDMDNRLMNTIMSSTVEEFQYTVKPAELAGIEVNLSEDSILENAEETLFAKEQQHRTFSDLVAEGLALSLVMENNGTEKPLNPMTKMQSIETENAIEEHLEKTIGQRYNYRFEAHWQPVSGYNIHSDIILGETAPVDAVKQKARISLPVTYTVTRDEIYFPFNESSIYSAVNSPNPDKELRDMFNSSIEIASTGASDIITDIVFPYEYLSSLNGTEISVDSEQLACIAGPDNANYSSPIIKSALGCMNYTVNDLYGLNIELTPEEQSISLDFVDTVHDLIKDTNTNLISEYIFEVQSNEINRTVALMCNESDNSSRIELADMQLSKVYRTANTGGADIIIMIW, from the coding sequence ATGATATTTGTAGAAGATGACAGGGCCTTTTCATCCAGCATAGACGCTATTTTGTTCCTGGTGCTGGTATCTGTTTCTGCAGTAATACTTTTTCCTTCCATTGCAGCTGATGAGCAATATCGCTCTGCATCCTATTCTTCTGCACAGGACATGGATAATCGACTCATGAACACAATTATGAGCAGTACTGTAGAAGAATTTCAATATACAGTGAAACCTGCAGAACTTGCTGGAATTGAAGTTAATTTATCGGAAGATTCCATCCTTGAAAATGCAGAAGAAACACTGTTTGCAAAAGAACAGCAGCATCGAACCTTTTCTGACCTGGTGGCAGAAGGCCTTGCACTAAGTCTGGTGATGGAAAATAATGGTACTGAAAAACCACTAAATCCCATGACAAAGATGCAGAGTATTGAAACAGAAAATGCTATTGAAGAGCATCTTGAAAAGACAATAGGGCAAAGATATAACTACAGGTTTGAAGCACACTGGCAACCTGTTTCAGGATACAATATACACAGTGATATTATATTGGGCGAAACAGCTCCTGTGGATGCTGTAAAACAGAAGGCAAGAATATCGTTACCTGTTACATATACTGTAACCAGAGATGAAATTTATTTTCCTTTCAATGAGAGCAGCATCTATTCTGCTGTAAACTCACCAAATCCCGACAAAGAACTTCGTGATATGTTCAATTCAAGTATTGAAATAGCTTCCACAGGAGCTTCTGATATAATCACTGACATTGTATTCCCATATGAATACCTGTCATCACTTAATGGTACTGAAATATCTGTAGACAGCGAACAGCTTGCATGCATTGCGGGACCAGACAATGCAAATTACAGCAGTCCAATAATCAAAAGTGCACTTGGTTGCATGAACTACACTGTAAACGACCTTTACGGGCTTAATATTGAACTGACACCTGAAGAACAAAGTATCAGTCTGGACTTTGTGGATACGGTACATGACCTTATCAAAGATACGAATACTAACCTGATATCAGAGTATATATTTGAGGTTCAGAGTAATGAAATCAATCGGACTGTTGCACTTATGTGCAATGAATCAGATAACAGCAGCAGGATTGAACTCGCAGATATGCAGCTCTCGAAAGTATACAGGACGGCAAATACTGGTGGCGCAGATATTATAATCATGATCTGGTGA
- a CDS encoding 30S ribosomal protein S15 has product MAKMHTRRKGNSGPTRPLRTEVPSWSTMTDEEITTVVTDLWKQGISTSEIGMILRDKYGVPDVKLATGKKITKILKDNGEKFPVPEDLYNLIVKAIGMRKHMSYNHKDVHNKRALQNTESKIRRLVKYYQSAKVLPVDWKYKPETAEMLITR; this is encoded by the coding sequence ATGGCAAAAATGCACACCCGTAGGAAAGGAAACTCCGGACCTACAAGACCACTTCGCACAGAAGTACCTTCATGGTCAACAATGACCGATGAAGAAATAACAACCGTGGTTACTGATCTCTGGAAGCAGGGAATCAGCACAAGCGAGATCGGAATGATCCTCAGGGACAAGTATGGTGTACCTGATGTTAAGCTTGCAACCGGTAAGAAGATCACAAAGATCCTTAAGGACAATGGTGAGAAGTTCCCTGTACCTGAAGATCTCTATAACCTTATCGTAAAGGCAATCGGAATGAGAAAGCACATGAGCTACAACCACAAGGATGTACACAACAAGCGTGCTCTCCAGAACACCGAGTCCAAAATAAGAAGATTGGTTAAATACTACCAGTCTGCAAAGGTTCTTCCAGTTGACTGGAAATACAAGCCAGAAACAGCTGAGATGCTCATCACTAGATAA
- the glmU gene encoding bifunctional sugar-1-phosphate nucleotidylyltransferase/acetyltransferase has product MKAVILAAGEGKRCRPLTLTRSKVMLPVANKPILEHIINALVKNDIKEIILVVGYKKERIMDYFEDGINFGVKIEYVEQKAQIGTAHAILQARNLIGNEEKFVVVNGDNIIGPDAIADLINGEEGDATLLTCKKDNVSGYGVIVAKGKNVIEIIEKPKTLISHLINTGIYLFKKDIFEMIERTAVSTTGEYAITDTLQMMIDEGIPVTTAITNAEWLDAAYSWNLLEANTIILGDFETDLSKAKIEDCVSIKGSVSVGRNTTIRAGSYIVGPVVIGDNCDIGPNVVILPSTSVGNNVSIASFSYIKNSILMNDTRVSTHSNISNSVVGSNVTTGPNFITEEGEELHIILGNELHEAEKLGTVIGDDTDIGGNVLVRAGKMVSSNCRISSGKTISEDVPTNALLK; this is encoded by the coding sequence ATGAAAGCTGTCATACTTGCAGCCGGTGAAGGAAAAAGATGCCGGCCTCTCACGCTCACAAGATCAAAAGTAATGCTTCCGGTGGCAAACAAACCAATCCTTGAACATATTATCAACGCTCTTGTAAAGAATGACATAAAAGAGATCATCCTTGTTGTCGGTTACAAGAAAGAGCGTATCATGGATTATTTTGAAGACGGAATAAATTTTGGTGTGAAAATAGAGTACGTAGAACAAAAAGCGCAGATAGGAACAGCACATGCAATTCTTCAGGCACGTAATCTGATAGGAAATGAGGAAAAGTTTGTTGTCGTGAATGGAGACAATATAATCGGACCTGATGCCATTGCAGATCTGATTAATGGAGAAGAGGGGGACGCAACACTACTCACCTGCAAAAAGGACAATGTCAGTGGTTATGGAGTAATAGTTGCCAAAGGAAAAAATGTTATTGAGATTATCGAAAAGCCAAAGACGCTCATAAGTCATCTTATTAACACTGGTATTTATCTTTTCAAAAAAGATATCTTCGAAATGATAGAAAGGACAGCCGTATCAACAACCGGCGAATATGCAATTACAGATACCCTTCAAATGATGATCGACGAAGGAATACCTGTGACGACAGCAATAACAAATGCAGAGTGGCTTGATGCAGCTTATTCATGGAACCTGCTTGAGGCAAACACAATTATTCTCGGAGACTTTGAAACTGACCTTTCAAAAGCAAAAATAGAAGATTGCGTCAGCATAAAAGGAAGTGTTTCTGTTGGAAGAAACACAACCATCAGGGCAGGATCATATATTGTGGGACCTGTGGTTATTGGTGACAACTGCGATATTGGTCCAAATGTTGTAATTTTACCTTCGACAAGTGTTGGGAACAATGTATCTATTGCTTCATTCTCATATATCAAAAACAGTATACTAATGAACGATACCAGGGTAAGCACACACAGCAACATATCGAATTCTGTTGTAGGAAGCAATGTTACAACAGGTCCTAACTTCATCACAGAAGAAGGTGAAGAACTTCACATTATTCTTGGAAATGAGCTTCATGAAGCTGAAAAGCTTGGAACTGTTATTGGAGATGACACTGATATTGGTGGGAATGTACTTGTACGCGCCGGAAAGATGGTTTCATCTAACTGTCGCATCAGTTCCGGAAAAACGATTTCAGAGGATGTACCAACAAATGCACTTTTAAAGTAG
- a CDS encoding DUF7286 family protein: MISDPKNEKRSFSQDTRAYIPFVVIGIFILLFAVIASICLTKTDYALAEVIHNTDTTDMEKTAVEFASSDLARCLNYAGMEALAWQGEHPVIKPEDLTYEPMDSDGFSVEPDNRNTEPGDNITVSVTLPSNVLEAISCLFSGKTRTLILKSDSGTVYQSISYDETHSFWTCSEFGEELIIPVNAEYGYAYLVLEYDGEEKALDWLYVGSSPLKDITLEYFNEYLSTSYQENQHTFNNYAINIDPDVSPRQIRIDTINGTLKREISRSPADDLGYPIYYTMTVENLNYTLVNLADNSTTSGSMNVTALITSREPLLEELVNEYKNELNDGITSDIVLGATNIRSFIYGPWQHYLNGPLNIVTGPSLSASVNSGTLYTQKRVFDSVDPWALTYTTYYNGKVLYEDVKKGTSSYEEDSGKNISTTYDRLSDDGTFNISVEQGVNQSMKEANTTMEDVADNSKIIVSVSNFTNEVYSNWVYNDDVWSNAYPDLLHDVTHEVYSGTVQGQVFRDGFDTSAPYGLLSGTTTFDSVSYDTGESKLDKAITWTSHHPISVSHTCALSPDYSFSDVFDLNHKVSVDASSHKWYFNNVNVQHVSTNVVCENVDVTYNYLGNDNLVDLKRTDGYLSHENHSFDWRITYNVRFKVETQWNIYYSYHWSFTTYSPTAGRHHYDGDSSSSLKNYIITDGISVPHEQTETEYISIVYHQYLPSGGYVGEDSIYDSGSSNDYRNTTFIVNGVKQYDPGCSDAADKYRDKYVDLYEIEKGYNTYSDGTSLSDEKVYCDIPLWLHKNMSQEMESMFDAINTDNPAREVYLLGDNLGKNPTTLIQEASLDLAAEMRASSKRDSFIEESQYMESGEFSTSSDACRAISKNEAYDRLLRELKERNKDTEESFNEYINDSFEKEQGHSLLDLVQNKISTDVLFNNPAMDKASTALAAEMGIIETIEVVGMPNSKYNWTENMTLVVDQYPDYLYHDPNFDLQSQYKWDDGTGKEVYPLAVRNVCVFSTGIGDDIAEMLSGASEPLKDMISQSMSQSISDANAEIDSLLTDLASNSTELVMNGVSTDTTLIEQNRSKMMDEYSDSIRGQIPGTIADEISGDPVLSTWISEEDVLIITEAYLDSLSDEEIVDMASENTLQDEILYRISLKIQNDNPSINSDEMDAVLYRLEADLRIGISEGVCKSIELCQETIDQCFENINNELQNKLDESGEKLTGKLAEQIEKRLEKSMKYVPCGLPVIPPNWVCTVNVWEYDVKGVYQEFEVIDNDNECIFNSYFGHDAQVYVRKNERIAHPTKRDEKGGYIYLGSNQLIEFNFSGYAATVVGPGSKGVGDKVGERDEKSIYYDEFELQF; the protein is encoded by the coding sequence ATGATATCCGATCCCAAAAACGAAAAACGTAGCTTTAGCCAGGACACCCGGGCTTATATCCCGTTTGTGGTGATCGGTATATTCATTCTGCTTTTTGCAGTAATTGCATCGATATGCCTGACAAAGACAGATTATGCACTTGCTGAAGTGATACACAATACGGATACTACAGATATGGAAAAGACCGCAGTTGAATTTGCTTCCTCTGACCTTGCACGTTGCCTTAATTATGCAGGCATGGAAGCTCTTGCATGGCAGGGAGAACATCCGGTCATAAAGCCTGAAGATCTTACTTACGAACCAATGGATTCTGATGGTTTTTCCGTAGAGCCGGATAACAGGAATACCGAACCAGGGGACAATATAACGGTAAGTGTCACTCTTCCTTCTAATGTACTTGAAGCAATATCATGCCTGTTTTCCGGGAAAACAAGAACTCTTATCCTTAAAAGTGATTCCGGGACAGTTTACCAGTCCATATCCTATGATGAAACTCATTCATTCTGGACATGTTCAGAATTTGGAGAAGAACTGATTATTCCTGTTAATGCGGAATATGGATACGCATATCTTGTGCTTGAGTACGATGGTGAGGAGAAAGCGCTAGACTGGCTCTATGTGGGCAGCAGTCCACTGAAAGACATCACATTGGAGTATTTCAACGAATACCTCAGTACATCATATCAGGAAAACCAGCACACTTTCAACAATTATGCCATCAATATTGATCCAGATGTTTCTCCCCGGCAGATAAGGATTGATACAATCAACGGTACACTCAAAAGAGAAATCAGTCGTTCCCCTGCGGATGATCTAGGCTATCCAATATACTATACAATGACAGTTGAAAATCTCAATTATACTCTGGTAAACCTTGCAGACAATAGTACAACAAGTGGTTCTATGAATGTGACTGCACTTATCACCTCAAGGGAGCCTTTACTTGAAGAACTGGTGAACGAGTATAAAAATGAGCTAAATGACGGGATTACATCGGACATTGTGCTTGGAGCTACAAATATCAGGAGTTTTATTTATGGCCCGTGGCAACATTATCTGAACGGTCCGTTGAATATCGTAACCGGTCCATCTTTATCTGCTTCAGTGAATTCCGGAACTCTTTATACACAGAAGCGTGTGTTTGACTCTGTGGATCCTTGGGCGCTGACCTACACGACATATTATAATGGGAAAGTGCTCTACGAAGATGTCAAAAAAGGTACGAGTTCATATGAAGAAGATTCCGGGAAGAATATCAGCACAACATACGACAGGCTTTCAGATGATGGAACTTTCAATATAAGTGTTGAACAGGGTGTTAACCAATCCATGAAAGAGGCCAACACAACAATGGAAGATGTTGCAGACAATTCCAAAATTATTGTTTCTGTTTCCAATTTTACCAATGAGGTATACAGTAACTGGGTTTACAATGATGATGTATGGAGCAATGCATATCCTGATCTGTTGCATGATGTGACACATGAAGTGTATAGTGGTACAGTACAGGGTCAGGTTTTCAGGGATGGATTTGATACGTCTGCACCTTACGGTTTATTGAGCGGTACAACAACATTTGATTCCGTTTCATATGATACTGGAGAATCAAAATTAGACAAAGCAATTACCTGGACCAGTCATCATCCTATATCCGTTTCACATACGTGTGCTCTTTCTCCTGATTACAGTTTTAGTGATGTCTTCGACTTGAATCATAAAGTAAGTGTTGATGCTTCTTCTCATAAATGGTATTTCAACAATGTAAATGTACAGCATGTCTCTACAAATGTCGTTTGTGAAAATGTGGATGTAACTTACAATTACCTGGGCAACGATAATTTAGTGGATCTTAAAAGGACAGATGGTTATCTATCCCATGAAAATCATTCTTTTGACTGGAGGATTACCTACAATGTTAGGTTTAAAGTTGAAACACAGTGGAATATCTATTATTCATATCACTGGTCATTCACTACCTATAGTCCTACAGCAGGGAGGCATCATTATGATGGTGATTCTTCCAGTTCATTAAAAAATTATATTATTACAGACGGGATTTCTGTTCCTCATGAACAAACAGAAACCGAATACATAAGCATCGTGTATCATCAGTATCTTCCTTCAGGTGGGTATGTTGGAGAAGATTCAATCTACGACTCCGGAAGTTCCAACGATTACAGGAATACAACTTTCATTGTCAATGGAGTTAAGCAATATGATCCCGGCTGCAGCGATGCTGCAGATAAGTATCGTGATAAGTATGTTGATTTGTACGAGATTGAAAAAGGTTACAATACCTATAGTGACGGAACTTCTCTTTCCGATGAAAAAGTCTATTGCGATATTCCTTTGTGGCTTCATAAGAACATGAGTCAGGAAATGGAAAGCATGTTCGATGCCATAAATACTGATAATCCTGCGAGGGAAGTGTACTTGCTTGGTGATAATCTTGGTAAAAATCCAACAACATTGATACAGGAGGCTTCACTAGACCTCGCTGCTGAAATGAGAGCTTCCTCCAAAAGAGATTCTTTCATTGAAGAATCTCAATATATGGAATCAGGGGAATTTAGTACAAGCAGTGATGCATGTCGTGCAATCTCAAAGAATGAAGCTTATGACCGCTTACTCAGGGAGCTAAAGGAGCGGAACAAAGACACAGAGGAGTCTTTTAATGAGTATATCAATGACTCTTTTGAGAAAGAACAGGGTCATTCTCTCCTTGATCTTGTACAAAATAAAATATCCACTGACGTTCTCTTTAACAATCCTGCTATGGATAAAGCTTCAACTGCTCTTGCTGCTGAAATGGGTATTATTGAAACAATTGAAGTTGTGGGAATGCCAAACAGCAAGTATAACTGGACTGAGAATATGACTCTTGTTGTAGATCAGTATCCTGATTATCTTTACCATGATCCGAATTTCGATCTCCAGAGCCAGTATAAATGGGATGATGGAACCGGAAAAGAAGTTTATCCGCTGGCTGTCAGAAATGTGTGTGTTTTCTCCACAGGCATAGGTGATGATATTGCTGAAATGCTTTCAGGTGCATCTGAACCACTTAAAGACATGATATCCCAATCCATGAGCCAGAGTATTTCAGACGCTAATGCAGAAATAGATTCCCTGCTTACAGATCTTGCAAGCAACAGTACGGAGCTTGTCATGAATGGAGTCTCAACGGATACCACTCTCATAGAACAAAACCGCAGTAAAATGATGGATGAATATAGCGATAGCATCAGGGGACAAATTCCCGGAACTATTGCTGATGAGATTTCCGGAGATCCTGTTCTAAGCACCTGGATAAGCGAAGAGGATGTTCTCATAATTACAGAAGCATATCTTGACTCACTTTCCGATGAGGAAATCGTGGATATGGCTTCAGAAAACACTTTACAGGATGAAATTTTATATCGCATCAGCCTGAAAATACAAAATGACAATCCATCCATAAATTCCGATGAAATGGATGCGGTTCTTTATCGTCTTGAAGCCGATCTGCGTATAGGAATCTCAGAAGGCGTCTGCAAGTCAATTGAACTCTGCCAGGAAACAATAGATCAGTGTTTTGAAAACATCAACAATGAGTTACAAAACAAACTGGATGAATCCGGTGAGAAGCTTACCGGTAAACTTGCCGAACAGATTGAAAAGAGGCTCGAAAAGTCCATGAAATATGTTCCATGTGGCCTGCCGGTGATTCCACCTAATTGGGTGTGTACTGTGAATGTGTGGGAATATGATGTGAAAGGTGTTTATCAAGAGTTTGAAGTTATTGATAATGACAACGAGTGCATTTTTAATTCATATTTTGGACACGATGCGCAAGTTTACGTTAGGAAAAATGAAAGGATTGCCCATCCTACTAAAAGAGATGAAAAAGGTGGATATATTTATCTCGGTAGTAATCAGTTGATTGAGTTCAATTTTTCAGGCTACGCAGCAACAGTTGTAGGACCAGGTTCAAAAGGTGTTGGTGATAAGGTAGGAGAAAGAGATGAAAAATCAATTTATTATGATGAGTTTGAATTACAATTTTGA